The following coding sequences are from one Bombus terrestris chromosome 14, iyBomTerr1.2, whole genome shotgun sequence window:
- the LOC110119140 gene encoding mitochondrial cardiolipin hydrolase produces MCSFVVEMRNNKILLVGGAVLASEVLWYIYKRVHNVWSNYVNTRKVLEVQIPKSKHDISEVMFFTNESTLCRTHFTTKMTCPKNNCPVRYLRHIESYMNHAKQSLDVCMYMFTCHSLSNAIVNAHKRGVLIRIILDRQMGSNDAAQTALFYNNGIAIRLICQDGLMHHKFMIVDNDLVITGSTNWTMSAFFGNFDHIIVTNQHSLVKPFVVEFDRLWKAFSKTQES; encoded by the exons ATGTGCAG ttttgtTGTAGAAATGAGAAACAATAAAATTCTGCTAGTGGGGGGAGCAGTTCTTGCGTCGGAAGTTCTTTGGTATATCTACAAAAGAGTTCATAACGTGTGGAGTAATTATGTAAATACGCGCAAAGTGCTGGAAGTACAGATACCTAAATCGAAACATGACATTTCTGAGGTCATGTTTTTTACCAATGAATCTACTCTTTGTCGAACACACTTCACTACCAAGATGACCTGTCCTAAAAACAATTGTCCGGTTCGATATTTGAG ACATATAGAAAGCTATATGAATCATGCAAAACAAAGTTTGGACGTTTGTATGTACATGTTCACTTGCCATTCGTTGTCAAATGCAATTGTGAACGCTCATAAACGAGGTGTACTTATTCGAATAATACTGGATCGGCAAATGGGCTCTAACGATGCCGCACAAACGGCGTTATTCTATAATAATG GAATCGCGATTAGATTAATATGTCAGGATGGTCTGATGCATCATAAGTTCATGATCGTGGACAACGATTTAGTAATCACTGGTAGCACAAACTGGACCATGTCTGCATTTTTTGGAAACTTTGACCACATTATAGTGACTAACCAGCATTCGTTGGTAAAGCCATTCGTCGTTGAATTTGACAGGTTGTGGAAGGCATTTTCAAAGACGCAAGAAAGTTAG
- the LOC100648454 gene encoding ciliogenesis and planar polarity effector 2 yields MTAINVNWLHSVEGESLMHHFYVNTSKKRRFYGILERPPLPSSIEEVTYKIFMVGRSGVGKTAVVARLAGVLESSNYTETNGIKKTNVFWPVKIWDKVVLFKLQFWDTSETSIKKYNHILPACKDKVDAICSVFSFDDATGFNDVPYLMNTMAAIKEKPANIVIGTKFKPWSSSTIEDTRIKEFEDKWKVKVIRIDINKPSMRSEVFDCSYQLNTICNILWNRDKEFISKQMGQS; encoded by the exons ATGACGGCAATAAATGTGAATTGGCTGCATTCTGTGGAGGGAGAATCACTAATGCATCATTTCTATGTAAACACATCAAAGAAAAGGAGATTTTATG GTATTCTTGAAAGACCTCCCCTACCATCTTCAATCGAAGAagttacatataaaatttttatggtTGGGAGATCTGGAGTAGGGAAAACTGCTGTTGTAGCTCGTCTTGCCGGAGTATTAGAATCCAGTAATTATACTGAAACTAATGGGATAAAAAAGACGAATGTATTTTGGCCAGTTAAAATATGGGACAAAGTTGTGTTGTTTAAATTACAGTTTTGGGATACATCGGAAACaagcattaaaaaatataatcacaTATTACCC GCTTGTAAAGACAAAGTAGATGCTATATGTTCTGTATTTTCTTTCGACGATGCAACAGGATTTAATGACGTTCCATATTTGATGAATACTATGGCAGCTATAAAAGAAAAACCAGCAAATATAGTGATAGGGACAAA ATTTAAGCCATGGTCGAGTTCTACAATAGAAGACACACGTATAAAAGAATTTGAGGACAAATGGAAAGTTAAAGTTATTagaattgatattaataaacCTTCTATGAGATCTGAAGTGTTTGATTGTTCTTATCAGTTGAATACTATATGTAACATTCTTTGGAATAGGGATAAAGAATTTATATCTAAACAAATGGGACAAAGCTAG
- the LOC100648258 gene encoding serine/threonine-protein kinase meng-po, translated as MKLHEKKESGIHRVQEIPLEELDLSKEYEVEKTLGEGSFAKVLLATHRATRTRVVLKAVHQELTTEKDFFREFHYSYHLSPHPNILCSYAVAFKAEKCFVFAQEYAPYGDLAGNVRAGGLSEEACKRIASQLCSALDFIHSKQLAHRDIKLENVLVFALDMSKIKLCDFGCTRREGTLVNKIRCTWLPFQPPEIYEIVKNERYACKRSADCWQFGIVLFVCLTGNPPWQTADLIQDPEYSAFQRWLKRRTTKVPPTFRRFTPRLLRYFRRTFEHKPEKRPHVTEINKYLKDSWCVNKISHSATSTLVDASEGIPRRGDSLLYLDTVLDDQRNVDENKNKLRKLLNSYGLETTIDQKVVTKRIWEWVMQCDSNIAEPAFVGSLGTETM; from the coding sequence ATGAAACTTCACGAGAAAAAGGAGTCCGGAATACACAGAGTGCAGGAGATTCCTTTGGAGGAGTTGGATCTGTCGAAGGAGTATGAAGTGGAGAAGACGCTCGGCGAGGGTAGTTTCGCCAAAGTTTTACTAGCGACTCATCGAGCGACGCGAACGAGAGTCGTGCTGAAAGCCGTCCATCAAGAACTCACTACGGAGAAGGACTTTTTCCGCGAATTTCACTACTCGTACCATTTGAGCCCGCATCCGAATATATTGTGCTCGTACGCGGTCGCGTTCAAAGCGGAGAAGTGTTTCGTTTTCGCGCAAGAATACGCTCCTTACGGAGATCTAGCGGGCAACGTGAGAGCCGGAGGGTTGAGCGAGGAAGCGTGCAAAAGGATCGCCAGCCAGCTCTGCTCCGCTCTCGATTTCATTCATTCGAAGCAGCTCGCACACCGAGACATCAAACTGGAAAATGTACTGGTGTTCGCGCTCGACATGTCCAAGATCAAACTGTGCGATTTCGGGTGCACGAGGCGCGAAGGAACTCTCGTTAACAAGATCCGATGCACTTGGCTACCCTTCCAACCACCCGAAATCTACGAAATAGTGAAAAACGAGAGGTACGCATGCAAGAGGAGCGCCGATTGCTGGCAATTCGGCATCGTGCTGTTCGTCTGCCTGACTGGAAATCCACCGTGGCAGACTGCCGATCTGATTCAGGATCCGGAATATTCGGCCTTTCAAAGGTGGCTGAAGAGAAGAACCACCAAAGTTCCACCAACGTTCAGACGATTCACGCCCAGATTACTGCGATACTTTAGGCGGACGTTCGAGCACAAACCTGAAAAAAGGCCGCACGTAACCGAGATCAACAAGTATCTGAAGGATTCCTGGTGCGTAAACAAAATCAGTCACAGCGCCACGTCCACGTTGGTAGACGCTAGCGAAGGAATACCGAGGAGAGGCGACAGTCTACTTTACCTGGACACCGTCCTAGACGACCAACGAAACGTCGACGAGAACAAGAACAAGCTGAGGAAGCTTCTGAATAGTTACGGCCTGGAGACGACGATCGATCAGAAAGTCGTGACCAAGAGGATCTGGGAATGGGTGATGCAGTGCGATTCGAACATCGCGGAGCCGGCATTCGTCGGTAGCCTCGGGACAGAAACCATGTGA
- the LOC100648030 gene encoding heterogeneous nuclear ribonucleoprotein U isoform X2 has protein sequence MDPEKLKVVELRTELSKRGLDTKGVKSVLVERLRKAIEEENANQVNQGKANISAEDTQDDAVQEKNDESTKIPQTPKKSSRLSKTASVMTPKEDSTKKSSRRTTRIPYSSRRRTSPKKADQNDMSREPSPTVSESAMQEETMPDESGTQEEISMQEESVQIEAPVQEEKPLSPKKDEQEETKDLFSSVENKDANSMEVVKDDDIKDADVIESSEKEKNTSISQASPVKSQNVEYSDIDVPTSMESLDNKNETDLKQGPTVIKSNLEAVENTHIKESENIVSKVQENEKSTTIYDACDDIDDIKKEVNETKDENIESVDNDHVVESVNDTKTTDIPDPEQQINELLEEDQDIDINENDELKEEKLLEDKDILSTSDKEMDSSIEKKQDEEDIEMSEVRHEEDADVDIKEQDTNDIVMDRKRKRSPSPIEDRHESPAPVLIENEPEIDDSALILSWYDSDLNLVIDKDGYFTATPMHNDGFSHMWAGARASYGFLCGKVYYETKIVEHCTINSGNEEHPHVLRIGWSTPYTSMQLGEEKFSFGYSSTGKKLADNQYEDYGLEFGKDDIIGCYLDATSENVIMSYTVNGKDQGVAFRISKEELNDKPLFPHILSKNCSFACNFGQETPWTEVILQDYVSIGNVESQYKTPGPRRPERKDECEVIMMCGLPACGKSTWATQYAAEHPQKMYNILGLSSLINKMKDPGLSYKEGYNEQWRILIDKCTDALDRLTEMASSRRRNYILDQTNVYPSVQRRKMKNFCGYQRKAVVVVPSEDEFKSRTVKHKPIDSKEISDSMLLEMKASFRAPVVGESFDVVDWVELNREEGEKLVETYNKEGKDAGYGEQKRSKRARIDSRSESIHENRGDIRSNRDNRDNRDYRDRRNSDRNRNPLWRGNVGWRDRPQRGGGHIRHGSGYGPPMPRRRRGVPIPLVHRGMNRRGGTVDRRGGNDRGRALGSRQGARSRAPIGNYQVSQQSVWSQQGNWPSGQSQEGWGQQNNWGSQPWGNWKSYGQGSYNQSNYNQQGYGNGNWNSWNQQYYNQYWGQQQQSGQTTTSSGQTTNKQ, from the exons ATGGATCCGGAAAAGTTAAAAGTGGTCGAATTACGGACAGAACTCTCAAAGCGTGGACTCGATACGAAAGGCGTCAAGTCAGTGCTTGTTGAGAGACTTCGTAAGGCGATAGAAGAGGAAAATGCAAACC aaGTAAATCAAGGAAAAGCAAATATCAGTGCAGAAGACACACAAGATGATGCAGTTCAAGAAAAAAATGATGAATCGACAAAAATACCACAGACACCAAAAAAGTCTAGTAGATTGTCAAAAACAGCATCTGTGATGACACCAAAGGAAGATTCTACAAAAAAATCCTCTAGGAGGACTACTAGAATTCCATACTCTAGTAGGCGGAGGACATCTCCAAAGAAAGCAGATCAGAATGACATGTCTCGTGAACCATCTCCAACAGTATCTGAATCTGCTATGCAAGAGGAAACTATGCCAGATGAAAGTGGTACGCAAGAAGAAATATCTATGCAGGAAGAATCTGTACAAATAGAGGCTCCTGTCCAAGAAGAAAAGCCCTTATCACCTAAAAAGGATGaacaagaagaaacaaaagatttaTTTTCAAGTGTAGAAAATAAAGATGCTAATTCTATGGAAGTTGTAAAAGACGATGATATAAAGGATGCAGATGTTATAGAAAGCagtgagaaagaaaaaaacacgaGTATATCACAAGCATCTCCCGTGAAATCACAAAATGTTGAATATAGTGATATTGATGTTCCAACATCAATGGAATCattagataataaaaatgaaacagatcTAAAACAAGGACCAACAGTGATCAAATCAAACTTAGAAGCAGTAGAAAACACACATATAAAAGAAAGTGAGAATATTGTTTCAAAAGTACAAGAAAATGAGAAATCAACTACAATTTATGACGCATGCGATGATATAgatgatataaaaaaagaagttaatGAAACAAAGGATGAAAATATAGAATCTGTAGATAATGATCATGTTGTAGAATCTGTTAATGATACTAAAACTACTGACATTCCTGACCCAGAACAACAAATAAATGAGTTACTTGAAGAAGATCAAGACATAGATATCAATGAAAATGATGAATTAAAAGAGGAGAAGTTACTAGAAGATAAAGACATCTTGTCTACTAGCGACAAAGAGATGGACAGTAGCATCGAGAAAAAGCAAGATGAAGag GATATAGAAATGTCAGAAGTTAGACACGAAGAAGATGCTGATGTAGATATCAAAGAACAAGATACAAACGACATTGTTATGGATAGGAAGCGGAAAAGATCTCCTAGCCCTATAGAAGATCGACACGAGTCGCCGGCTCCTGTTCTCATCGAGAATGAACCAGAAATCGACGATTCTGCTTTGATACTATCCTGGT ATGACTCAGATTTAAATTTGGTTATTGATAAGGATGGATATTTTACTGCTACACCTATGCACAACGACGGATTTTCACATATGTGGGCTGGAGCAAGAGCATCCTACGGTTTTCTTTGTGGAAAGGTTTACTATGAAACAAAAATAGTGGAACACTGTACTATTAATTCAGGAAACGAAGAGCATCCACATGTACTCAGAATTGGTTGGTCCACTCCTTATACTTCAATGCAACTTGGTGAAGAAAAATTTAGTTTTGGATATAGCAGCACTGGTAAAAAATTGGCGGATAATCAATACGAAGATTATGGGCTTGAATTTGGAAAAGACGATATAATCGGTTGTTATTTGGATGCTACATCCGAAAATGTTATTATGTCTTATACAGTCAACGGAAAAGATCAAGGCGTAGCATTTCGTATCTCAAAAGAAGAACTCAATGACAAACCATTGTTTCCACATATTTTGAGTAAAAATTGTAGCTTCGCTTGCAATTTTGGTCAGGAAACACCATGGACAGAAGTAATTTTACAAGATTACGTTTCAATCGGAAATGTGGAATCTCAATATAAAACTCCTGGTCCGCGAAGGCCAGAGAGGAAAGACGAATGTGAAGTAATAATGATGTGCGGATTACCTGCTTGCGGGAAATCTACCTGGGCAACACAGTACGCGGCTGAACATCCTCAAAAGATGTACAATATCTTAGGACTCAGTAGtctaattaataaaatgaag GATCCCGGATTATCGTATAAAGAAGGGTATAACGAACAATGGAGAATACTTATCGATAAATGTACTGACGCATTAGATAGACTGACGGAAATGGCTTCTAGTAGAAGGCGTAATTATATATTAGATCAG ACAAATGTGTATCCTTCGGTACAACGACGTAAAATGAAGAATTTCTGTGGGTATCAAAGAAAGGCAGTAGTTGTAGTTCCATCAGAAGACGAATTTAAGTCACGAACTGTCAAACATAAACCAATAGATAGTAAAGAGATTTCTGATTCTATGCTTTTGGAGATGAAAG CGAGTTTTAGAGCTCCCGTTGTTGGCGAGTCTTTCGATGTCGTTGATTGGGTTGAACTTAATCGAGAAGAAGGTGAAAAACTTGTAGAAACCTATAATAAAGAGGGAAAAGATGCAGGGTATGGTGAACAAAAAAGAAGTAAACGAGCACGTATAGATTCGAGGTCAGAAAGCATTCATGAAAATCGAGGTGATATAAGAAGTAATCGTGATAATAGGGATAATCGAGATTATCGTGACAGACGAA aTTCCGACAGGAATCGTAATCCTCTTTGGCGAGGTAATGTGGGATGGAGAGATAGACCACAAAGAGGAGGTGGCCACATACGACACGGCAGTGGTTACGGACCCCCCATGCCACGAAGAAGAAGAGGTGTACCTATCCCACTTGTACACCGAGGAATGAATAGAAGAGGTGGTACTGTTGATAGAAGAGGAGGAAACGACAGAGGTCGAGCTTTAGGTTCTCGTCAAGGTGCCCGGTCAAGAGCTCCAATAgg GAATTATCAAGTTTCACAACAATCCGTGTGGAGTCAACAAGGCAACTGGCCAAGTGGTCAATCTCAAGAAGGTTGGGGTCAACAAAATAATTGGGGATCGCAACCGTGGGGTAACTGGAAAAGCTATGGACAAGGATCCTACAATCAAAGCAATTATAATCAACAAGGTTATGGTAACGGAAATTGGAATAGTTGGAATCAGCAGTATTATAATCAGTATTGGGGCCAGCAGCAACAGAGTGGACAAACTACGACAAGTAGCGGGCAGACTACAAACAAACAATAA
- the LOC100648030 gene encoding heterogeneous nuclear ribonucleoprotein U isoform X1 has product MDPEKLKVVELRTELSKRGLDTKGVKSVLVERLRKAIEEENANQVNQGKANISAEDTQDDAVQEKNDESTKIPQTPKKSSRLSKTASVMTPKEDSTKKSSRRTTRIPYSSRRRTSPKKADQNDMSREPSPTVSESAMQEETMPDESGTQEEISMQEESVQIEAPVQEEKPLSPKKDEQEETKDLFSSVENKDANSMEVVKDDDIKDADVIESSEKEKNTSISQASPVKSQNVEYSDIDVPTSMESLDNKNETDLKQGPTVIKSNLEAVENTHIKESENIVSKVQENEKSTTIYDACDDIDDIKKEVNETKDENIESVDNDHVVESVNDTKTTDIPDPEQQINELLEEDQDIDINENDELKEEKLLEDKDILSTSDKEMDSSIEKKQDEEDIEMSEVRHEEDADVDIKEQDTNDIVMDRKRKRSPSPIEDRHESPAPVLIENEPEIDDSALILSWYDSDLNLVIDKDGYFTATPMHNDGFSHMWAGARASYGFLCGKVYYETKIVEHCTINSGNEEHPHVLRIGWSTPYTSMQLGEEKFSFGYSSTGKKLADNQYEDYGLEFGKDDIIGCYLDATSENVIMSYTVNGKDQGVAFRISKEELNDKPLFPHILSKNCSFACNFGQETPWTEVILQDYVSIGNVESQYKTPGPRRPERKDECEVIMMCGLPACGKSTWATQYAAEHPQKMYNILGLSSLINKMKDPGLSYKEGYNEQWRILIDKCTDALDRLTEMASSRRRNYILDQTNVYPSVQRRKMKNFCGYQRKAVVVVPSEDEFKSRTVKHKPIDSKEISDSMLLEMKASFRAPVVGESFDVVDWVELNREEGEKLVETYNKEGKDAGYGEQKRSKRARIDSRSESIHENRGDIRSNRDNRDNRDYRDRRSNYSDRNRNPLWRGNVGWRDRPQRGGGHIRHGSGYGPPMPRRRRGVPIPLVHRGMNRRGGTVDRRGGNDRGRALGSRQGARSRAPIGNYQVSQQSVWSQQGNWPSGQSQEGWGQQNNWGSQPWGNWKSYGQGSYNQSNYNQQGYGNGNWNSWNQQYYNQYWGQQQQSGQTTTSSGQTTNKQ; this is encoded by the exons ATGGATCCGGAAAAGTTAAAAGTGGTCGAATTACGGACAGAACTCTCAAAGCGTGGACTCGATACGAAAGGCGTCAAGTCAGTGCTTGTTGAGAGACTTCGTAAGGCGATAGAAGAGGAAAATGCAAACC aaGTAAATCAAGGAAAAGCAAATATCAGTGCAGAAGACACACAAGATGATGCAGTTCAAGAAAAAAATGATGAATCGACAAAAATACCACAGACACCAAAAAAGTCTAGTAGATTGTCAAAAACAGCATCTGTGATGACACCAAAGGAAGATTCTACAAAAAAATCCTCTAGGAGGACTACTAGAATTCCATACTCTAGTAGGCGGAGGACATCTCCAAAGAAAGCAGATCAGAATGACATGTCTCGTGAACCATCTCCAACAGTATCTGAATCTGCTATGCAAGAGGAAACTATGCCAGATGAAAGTGGTACGCAAGAAGAAATATCTATGCAGGAAGAATCTGTACAAATAGAGGCTCCTGTCCAAGAAGAAAAGCCCTTATCACCTAAAAAGGATGaacaagaagaaacaaaagatttaTTTTCAAGTGTAGAAAATAAAGATGCTAATTCTATGGAAGTTGTAAAAGACGATGATATAAAGGATGCAGATGTTATAGAAAGCagtgagaaagaaaaaaacacgaGTATATCACAAGCATCTCCCGTGAAATCACAAAATGTTGAATATAGTGATATTGATGTTCCAACATCAATGGAATCattagataataaaaatgaaacagatcTAAAACAAGGACCAACAGTGATCAAATCAAACTTAGAAGCAGTAGAAAACACACATATAAAAGAAAGTGAGAATATTGTTTCAAAAGTACAAGAAAATGAGAAATCAACTACAATTTATGACGCATGCGATGATATAgatgatataaaaaaagaagttaatGAAACAAAGGATGAAAATATAGAATCTGTAGATAATGATCATGTTGTAGAATCTGTTAATGATACTAAAACTACTGACATTCCTGACCCAGAACAACAAATAAATGAGTTACTTGAAGAAGATCAAGACATAGATATCAATGAAAATGATGAATTAAAAGAGGAGAAGTTACTAGAAGATAAAGACATCTTGTCTACTAGCGACAAAGAGATGGACAGTAGCATCGAGAAAAAGCAAGATGAAGag GATATAGAAATGTCAGAAGTTAGACACGAAGAAGATGCTGATGTAGATATCAAAGAACAAGATACAAACGACATTGTTATGGATAGGAAGCGGAAAAGATCTCCTAGCCCTATAGAAGATCGACACGAGTCGCCGGCTCCTGTTCTCATCGAGAATGAACCAGAAATCGACGATTCTGCTTTGATACTATCCTGGT ATGACTCAGATTTAAATTTGGTTATTGATAAGGATGGATATTTTACTGCTACACCTATGCACAACGACGGATTTTCACATATGTGGGCTGGAGCAAGAGCATCCTACGGTTTTCTTTGTGGAAAGGTTTACTATGAAACAAAAATAGTGGAACACTGTACTATTAATTCAGGAAACGAAGAGCATCCACATGTACTCAGAATTGGTTGGTCCACTCCTTATACTTCAATGCAACTTGGTGAAGAAAAATTTAGTTTTGGATATAGCAGCACTGGTAAAAAATTGGCGGATAATCAATACGAAGATTATGGGCTTGAATTTGGAAAAGACGATATAATCGGTTGTTATTTGGATGCTACATCCGAAAATGTTATTATGTCTTATACAGTCAACGGAAAAGATCAAGGCGTAGCATTTCGTATCTCAAAAGAAGAACTCAATGACAAACCATTGTTTCCACATATTTTGAGTAAAAATTGTAGCTTCGCTTGCAATTTTGGTCAGGAAACACCATGGACAGAAGTAATTTTACAAGATTACGTTTCAATCGGAAATGTGGAATCTCAATATAAAACTCCTGGTCCGCGAAGGCCAGAGAGGAAAGACGAATGTGAAGTAATAATGATGTGCGGATTACCTGCTTGCGGGAAATCTACCTGGGCAACACAGTACGCGGCTGAACATCCTCAAAAGATGTACAATATCTTAGGACTCAGTAGtctaattaataaaatgaag GATCCCGGATTATCGTATAAAGAAGGGTATAACGAACAATGGAGAATACTTATCGATAAATGTACTGACGCATTAGATAGACTGACGGAAATGGCTTCTAGTAGAAGGCGTAATTATATATTAGATCAG ACAAATGTGTATCCTTCGGTACAACGACGTAAAATGAAGAATTTCTGTGGGTATCAAAGAAAGGCAGTAGTTGTAGTTCCATCAGAAGACGAATTTAAGTCACGAACTGTCAAACATAAACCAATAGATAGTAAAGAGATTTCTGATTCTATGCTTTTGGAGATGAAAG CGAGTTTTAGAGCTCCCGTTGTTGGCGAGTCTTTCGATGTCGTTGATTGGGTTGAACTTAATCGAGAAGAAGGTGAAAAACTTGTAGAAACCTATAATAAAGAGGGAAAAGATGCAGGGTATGGTGAACAAAAAAGAAGTAAACGAGCACGTATAGATTCGAGGTCAGAAAGCATTCATGAAAATCGAGGTGATATAAGAAGTAATCGTGATAATAGGGATAATCGAGATTATCGTGACAGACGAAGTAATT aTTCCGACAGGAATCGTAATCCTCTTTGGCGAGGTAATGTGGGATGGAGAGATAGACCACAAAGAGGAGGTGGCCACATACGACACGGCAGTGGTTACGGACCCCCCATGCCACGAAGAAGAAGAGGTGTACCTATCCCACTTGTACACCGAGGAATGAATAGAAGAGGTGGTACTGTTGATAGAAGAGGAGGAAACGACAGAGGTCGAGCTTTAGGTTCTCGTCAAGGTGCCCGGTCAAGAGCTCCAATAgg GAATTATCAAGTTTCACAACAATCCGTGTGGAGTCAACAAGGCAACTGGCCAAGTGGTCAATCTCAAGAAGGTTGGGGTCAACAAAATAATTGGGGATCGCAACCGTGGGGTAACTGGAAAAGCTATGGACAAGGATCCTACAATCAAAGCAATTATAATCAACAAGGTTATGGTAACGGAAATTGGAATAGTTGGAATCAGCAGTATTATAATCAGTATTGGGGCCAGCAGCAACAGAGTGGACAAACTACGACAAGTAGCGGGCAGACTACAAACAAACAATAA